In Lepidochelys kempii isolate rLepKem1 chromosome 8, rLepKem1.hap2, whole genome shotgun sequence, a single genomic region encodes these proteins:
- the FUBP1 gene encoding far upstream element-binding protein 1 isoform X3: protein MADYSTVPPPASGAPGGGGGGGGGVNDAFKDALQRARQIAAKIGGDGGTSMNSNDYGYGGQKRPLEDGDGSWTSPSSTTHWEGMPSPFKDQPDAKKVAPQNDSFGTQLPPMHQQQRSVMTEEYKVPDGMVGFIIGRGGEQISRIQQESGCKIQIAPDSGGLPDRSCMLTGTPESVQSAKRLLDQIVEKGRPTPGFHHGDGPGNAVQEIMIPASKAGLVIGKGGETIKQLQERAGVKMVMIQDGPQNTGADKPLRITGDPYKVQQAKEMVLELIRDQGGFREARNEYGSRIGGNEGIDVPIPRFAVGIVIGRNGEMIKKIQNDAGVRIQFKPDDGTTPDRIAQITGPPDRCQHAAEIITDLLRSVQAGNPGGPGPGGRGRGRGQGNWNMGPPGGLQEFNFIVPTGKTGLIIGKGGETIKSISQQSGARIELQRNPPPNADPNMKLFTIRGTPQQIDYARQLIEEKIGGPVNPLGPPVPHGPHGVVPGPHGPPGPPGPGNPMGPYNPAPYNPGPPGPAPHGPPAPYAPQGWGNAYPHWQPPNPPDPGKPGTDPNSAAWAAYYAHYYQQQAQPPPAAPPGGPPTTQTNGQGEQPNPAPAGQVDYTKAWEEYYKKMGQQGQPQDYSKAWEEYYKKQGQAVPAPAGAPPGQPDYSAAWAEYYRQQAAYYAQTSPQGMPQHPPAPQGQ, encoded by the exons ATTGCAGCGAAAATTGGAGGTGATGGAGGGACATCAATGAATTCAAATGATTATGGTTATGGAGGACAAAAAAGACCTCTTGAGGATGGAG ATGGCTCTTGGACAAGTCCGAGCAGTACAACACACTGGGAGGGAATGCCCTCTCCTTTTAAAG ATCAACCAGATGCTAAGAAAGTTGCTCCTCAGAATGACT CTTTTGGAACCCAGCTACCCCCGATGCATCAGCAACAAAG gtctgtaatgacAGAGGAGTACAAAGTTCCAGATGGAATGGTTGGATTCA TAATTGGCAGAGGAGGAGAACAGATTTCACGCATACAGCAAGAATCTGGATGCAAAATACAGATTGCTCCTG ATAGCGGTGGCCTGCCTGATAGATCTTGCATGTTAACTGGAACACCCGAGTCTGTTCA GTCTGCAAAGAGACTGCTTGATCAGATAGTTGAAAAGGGAAGACCTACACCTGGCTTTCATCATGGTGATGGACCAGGAAATGCTGTCCAAGAAATTATGATTCCAGCTAGTAAGGCAGGATTAGTTATTGGAAAAGGTGGAGAGACCATTAAGCAACTTCAG GAACGAGCAGGAGTCAAAATGGTCATGATTCAAGATGGGCCACAGAACACTGGTGCAGACAAACCTCTTAGGATTACAGGAGACCCTTACAAAGTTCAA caAGCCAAGGAAATGGTGTTGGAGCTGATTCGTGATCAAGGTGGCTTTAGAGAGGCGCGCAATGAATATGGTTCAAGAATAGGAGGAAATGAAGGGATAGAT GTCCCAATACCACGATTTGCTGTTGGTATTGTAATTGGAAGAAATGGAGAGATGATCAAAAAGATACAGAATGATGCTGGTGTTAGAATCCAGTTTAAGCCAG ATGATGGAACAACTCCAGATAGAATAGCCCAAATTACAGGACCTCCGGACAGATGTCAACATGCTGCAGAAATTATTACAGACCTTCTTCGAAGTGTCCAG GCTGGTAATCCTGGTGGTCCAGGACCTGGTGGTCGAGGAAGGGGTAGAGGCCAAGGCAACTGGAACATGGGGCCACCTGGTGGATTACAGGAATTTAATTTTATTGTACCCACTGGAAAAACTGGATTAATCATTGGAAAAG GTGGTGAAACTATCAAAAGCATAAGTCAGCAATCTGGGGCTAGAATAGAACTTCAGAGAAATCCTCCACCGAATGCAGATCCTAACATGAAGTTGTTTACTATCCGCGGGACACCACAACAAATTGATTATGCTCGGCAACTTATAGAAGAAAAGATTGGA GGTCCAGTAAATCCTTTGGGTCCACCTGTTCCTCATGGGCCCCATGGTGTTGTTCCTGGCCCACATGGACCTCCTGGACCACCAGGTCCTGGCAATCCTATGGGACCGTATAATCCTGCTCCTTATAATCCAGGGCCTCCTGGTCCCGCACCTCA TGGCCCTCCAGCCCCATATGCTCCACAAGGGTGGGGAAATGCCTATCCACACTGGCAGCCACCAAATCCACCAGATCCAG GTAAACCAGGAACAGACCCCAATTCAGCAGCATGGGCAGCTTATTATGCTCACTACTATCAGCAGCAAGCACAGCCGccacctgcagcccctcctggtGGACCACCTACGACCCAAACTAATGGACAAG GAGAACAACCAAATCCAGCACCAGCAGGGCAGGTTGATTACACCAAAGCTTGGGAAGAGTACTACAAAAAAATGG GTCAACAAGGGCAGCCACAAGATTATTCAAAGGCTTGGGAGGAATATTACAAGAAGCAAG GTCAAGCAGTtccagctccagctggggcccCCCCAGGTCAGCCTGATTATAGTGCAGCATGGGCTGAATACTACAGACAGCAAGCAGCGTATTATGCCCAGACAAGTCCACAGGGAATGCCACAGCATCCTCCAGCACCACAG GGCCAATAA
- the FUBP1 gene encoding far upstream element-binding protein 1 isoform X4 — translation MADYSTVPPPASGAPGGGGGGGGGVNDAFKDALQRARQIAAKIGGDGGTSMNSNDYGYGGQKRPLEDGDGSWTSPSSTTHWEGMPSPFKDQPDAKKVAPQNDSFGTQLPPMHQQQRSVMTEEYKVPDGMVGFIIGRGGEQISRIQQESGCKIQIAPDSGGLPDRSCMLTGTPESVQSAKRLLDQIVEKGRPTPGFHHGDGPGNAVQEIMIPASKAGLVIGKGGETIKQLQERAGVKMVMIQDGPQNTGADKPLRITGDPYKVQQAKEMVLELIRDQGGFREARNEYGSRIGGNEGIDVPIPRFAVGIVIGRNGEMIKKIQNDAGVRIQFKPDDGTTPDRIAQITGPPDRCQHAAEIITDLLRSVQAGNPGGPGPGGRGRGRGQGNWNMGPPGGLQEFNFIVPTGKTGLIIGKGGETIKSISQQSGARIELQRNPPPNADPNMKLFTIRGTPQQIDYARQLIEEKIGGPVNPLGPPVPHGPHGVVPGPHGPPGPPGPGNPMGPYNPAPYNPGPPGPAPHGPPAPYAPQGWGNAYPHWQPPNPPDPGKPGTDPNSAAWAAYYAHYYQQQAQPPPAAPPGGPPTTQTNGQGEQPNPAPAGQVDYTKAWEEYYKKMGQAVPAPAGAPPGQPDYSAAWAEYYRQQAAYYAQTSPQGMPQHPPAPQGQ, via the exons ATTGCAGCGAAAATTGGAGGTGATGGAGGGACATCAATGAATTCAAATGATTATGGTTATGGAGGACAAAAAAGACCTCTTGAGGATGGAG ATGGCTCTTGGACAAGTCCGAGCAGTACAACACACTGGGAGGGAATGCCCTCTCCTTTTAAAG ATCAACCAGATGCTAAGAAAGTTGCTCCTCAGAATGACT CTTTTGGAACCCAGCTACCCCCGATGCATCAGCAACAAAG gtctgtaatgacAGAGGAGTACAAAGTTCCAGATGGAATGGTTGGATTCA TAATTGGCAGAGGAGGAGAACAGATTTCACGCATACAGCAAGAATCTGGATGCAAAATACAGATTGCTCCTG ATAGCGGTGGCCTGCCTGATAGATCTTGCATGTTAACTGGAACACCCGAGTCTGTTCA GTCTGCAAAGAGACTGCTTGATCAGATAGTTGAAAAGGGAAGACCTACACCTGGCTTTCATCATGGTGATGGACCAGGAAATGCTGTCCAAGAAATTATGATTCCAGCTAGTAAGGCAGGATTAGTTATTGGAAAAGGTGGAGAGACCATTAAGCAACTTCAG GAACGAGCAGGAGTCAAAATGGTCATGATTCAAGATGGGCCACAGAACACTGGTGCAGACAAACCTCTTAGGATTACAGGAGACCCTTACAAAGTTCAA caAGCCAAGGAAATGGTGTTGGAGCTGATTCGTGATCAAGGTGGCTTTAGAGAGGCGCGCAATGAATATGGTTCAAGAATAGGAGGAAATGAAGGGATAGAT GTCCCAATACCACGATTTGCTGTTGGTATTGTAATTGGAAGAAATGGAGAGATGATCAAAAAGATACAGAATGATGCTGGTGTTAGAATCCAGTTTAAGCCAG ATGATGGAACAACTCCAGATAGAATAGCCCAAATTACAGGACCTCCGGACAGATGTCAACATGCTGCAGAAATTATTACAGACCTTCTTCGAAGTGTCCAG GCTGGTAATCCTGGTGGTCCAGGACCTGGTGGTCGAGGAAGGGGTAGAGGCCAAGGCAACTGGAACATGGGGCCACCTGGTGGATTACAGGAATTTAATTTTATTGTACCCACTGGAAAAACTGGATTAATCATTGGAAAAG GTGGTGAAACTATCAAAAGCATAAGTCAGCAATCTGGGGCTAGAATAGAACTTCAGAGAAATCCTCCACCGAATGCAGATCCTAACATGAAGTTGTTTACTATCCGCGGGACACCACAACAAATTGATTATGCTCGGCAACTTATAGAAGAAAAGATTGGA GGTCCAGTAAATCCTTTGGGTCCACCTGTTCCTCATGGGCCCCATGGTGTTGTTCCTGGCCCACATGGACCTCCTGGACCACCAGGTCCTGGCAATCCTATGGGACCGTATAATCCTGCTCCTTATAATCCAGGGCCTCCTGGTCCCGCACCTCA TGGCCCTCCAGCCCCATATGCTCCACAAGGGTGGGGAAATGCCTATCCACACTGGCAGCCACCAAATCCACCAGATCCAG GTAAACCAGGAACAGACCCCAATTCAGCAGCATGGGCAGCTTATTATGCTCACTACTATCAGCAGCAAGCACAGCCGccacctgcagcccctcctggtGGACCACCTACGACCCAAACTAATGGACAAG GAGAACAACCAAATCCAGCACCAGCAGGGCAGGTTGATTACACCAAAGCTTGGGAAGAGTACTACAAAAAAATGG GTCAAGCAGTtccagctccagctggggcccCCCCAGGTCAGCCTGATTATAGTGCAGCATGGGCTGAATACTACAGACAGCAAGCAGCGTATTATGCCCAGACAAGTCCACAGGGAATGCCACAGCATCCTCCAGCACCACAG GGCCAATAA
- the FUBP1 gene encoding far upstream element-binding protein 1 isoform X5 has protein sequence MADYSTVPPPASGAPGGGGGGGGGVNDAFKDALQRARQIAAKIGGDGGTSMNSNDYGYGGQKRPLEDGDQPDAKKVAPQNDSFGTQLPPMHQQQRSVMTEEYKVPDGMVGFIIGRGGEQISRIQQESGCKIQIAPDSGGLPDRSCMLTGTPESVQSAKRLLDQIVEKGRPTPGFHHGDGPGNAVQEIMIPASKAGLVIGKGGETIKQLQERAGVKMVMIQDGPQNTGADKPLRITGDPYKVQQAKEMVLELIRDQGGFREARNEYGSRIGGNEGIDVPIPRFAVGIVIGRNGEMIKKIQNDAGVRIQFKPDDGTTPDRIAQITGPPDRCQHAAEIITDLLRSVQAGNPGGPGPGGRGRGRGQGNWNMGPPGGLQEFNFIVPTGKTGLIIGKGGETIKSISQQSGARIELQRNPPPNADPNMKLFTIRGTPQQIDYARQLIEEKIGGPVNPLGPPVPHGPHGVVPGPHGPPGPPGPGNPMGPYNPAPYNPGPPGPAPHGPPAPYAPQGWGNAYPHWQPPNPPDPGKPGTDPNSAAWAAYYAHYYQQQAQPPPAAPPGGPPTTQTNGQGEQPNPAPAGQVDYTKAWEEYYKKMGQQGQPQDYSKAWEEYYKKQGQAVPAPAGAPPGQPDYSAAWAEYYRQQAAYYAQTSPQGMPQHPPAPQGQ, from the exons ATTGCAGCGAAAATTGGAGGTGATGGAGGGACATCAATGAATTCAAATGATTATGGTTATGGAGGACAAAAAAGACCTCTTGAGGATGGAG ATCAACCAGATGCTAAGAAAGTTGCTCCTCAGAATGACT CTTTTGGAACCCAGCTACCCCCGATGCATCAGCAACAAAG gtctgtaatgacAGAGGAGTACAAAGTTCCAGATGGAATGGTTGGATTCA TAATTGGCAGAGGAGGAGAACAGATTTCACGCATACAGCAAGAATCTGGATGCAAAATACAGATTGCTCCTG ATAGCGGTGGCCTGCCTGATAGATCTTGCATGTTAACTGGAACACCCGAGTCTGTTCA GTCTGCAAAGAGACTGCTTGATCAGATAGTTGAAAAGGGAAGACCTACACCTGGCTTTCATCATGGTGATGGACCAGGAAATGCTGTCCAAGAAATTATGATTCCAGCTAGTAAGGCAGGATTAGTTATTGGAAAAGGTGGAGAGACCATTAAGCAACTTCAG GAACGAGCAGGAGTCAAAATGGTCATGATTCAAGATGGGCCACAGAACACTGGTGCAGACAAACCTCTTAGGATTACAGGAGACCCTTACAAAGTTCAA caAGCCAAGGAAATGGTGTTGGAGCTGATTCGTGATCAAGGTGGCTTTAGAGAGGCGCGCAATGAATATGGTTCAAGAATAGGAGGAAATGAAGGGATAGAT GTCCCAATACCACGATTTGCTGTTGGTATTGTAATTGGAAGAAATGGAGAGATGATCAAAAAGATACAGAATGATGCTGGTGTTAGAATCCAGTTTAAGCCAG ATGATGGAACAACTCCAGATAGAATAGCCCAAATTACAGGACCTCCGGACAGATGTCAACATGCTGCAGAAATTATTACAGACCTTCTTCGAAGTGTCCAG GCTGGTAATCCTGGTGGTCCAGGACCTGGTGGTCGAGGAAGGGGTAGAGGCCAAGGCAACTGGAACATGGGGCCACCTGGTGGATTACAGGAATTTAATTTTATTGTACCCACTGGAAAAACTGGATTAATCATTGGAAAAG GTGGTGAAACTATCAAAAGCATAAGTCAGCAATCTGGGGCTAGAATAGAACTTCAGAGAAATCCTCCACCGAATGCAGATCCTAACATGAAGTTGTTTACTATCCGCGGGACACCACAACAAATTGATTATGCTCGGCAACTTATAGAAGAAAAGATTGGA GGTCCAGTAAATCCTTTGGGTCCACCTGTTCCTCATGGGCCCCATGGTGTTGTTCCTGGCCCACATGGACCTCCTGGACCACCAGGTCCTGGCAATCCTATGGGACCGTATAATCCTGCTCCTTATAATCCAGGGCCTCCTGGTCCCGCACCTCA TGGCCCTCCAGCCCCATATGCTCCACAAGGGTGGGGAAATGCCTATCCACACTGGCAGCCACCAAATCCACCAGATCCAG GTAAACCAGGAACAGACCCCAATTCAGCAGCATGGGCAGCTTATTATGCTCACTACTATCAGCAGCAAGCACAGCCGccacctgcagcccctcctggtGGACCACCTACGACCCAAACTAATGGACAAG GAGAACAACCAAATCCAGCACCAGCAGGGCAGGTTGATTACACCAAAGCTTGGGAAGAGTACTACAAAAAAATGG GTCAACAAGGGCAGCCACAAGATTATTCAAAGGCTTGGGAGGAATATTACAAGAAGCAAG GTCAAGCAGTtccagctccagctggggcccCCCCAGGTCAGCCTGATTATAGTGCAGCATGGGCTGAATACTACAGACAGCAAGCAGCGTATTATGCCCAGACAAGTCCACAGGGAATGCCACAGCATCCTCCAGCACCACAG GGCCAATAA
- the FUBP1 gene encoding far upstream element-binding protein 1 isoform X6, whose amino-acid sequence MADYSTVPPPASGAPGGGGGGGGGVNDAFKDALQRARQIAAKIGGDGGTSMNSNDYGYGGQKRPLEDGDQPDAKKVAPQNDSFGTQLPPMHQQQRSVMTEEYKVPDGMVGFIIGRGGEQISRIQQESGCKIQIAPDSGGLPDRSCMLTGTPESVQSAKRLLDQIVEKGRPTPGFHHGDGPGNAVQEIMIPASKAGLVIGKGGETIKQLQERAGVKMVMIQDGPQNTGADKPLRITGDPYKVQQAKEMVLELIRDQGGFREARNEYGSRIGGNEGIDVPIPRFAVGIVIGRNGEMIKKIQNDAGVRIQFKPDDGTTPDRIAQITGPPDRCQHAAEIITDLLRSVQAGNPGGPGPGGRGRGRGQGNWNMGPPGGLQEFNFIVPTGKTGLIIGKGGETIKSISQQSGARIELQRNPPPNADPNMKLFTIRGTPQQIDYARQLIEEKIGGPVNPLGPPVPHGPHGVVPGPHGPPGPPGPGNPMGPYNPAPYNPGPPGPAPHGPPAPYAPQGWGNAYPHWQPPNPPDPGKPGTDPNSAAWAAYYAHYYQQQAQPPPAAPPGGPPTTQTNGQGEQPNPAPAGQVDYTKAWEEYYKKMGQAVPAPAGAPPGQPDYSAAWAEYYRQQAAYYAQTSPQGMPQHPPAPQGQ is encoded by the exons ATTGCAGCGAAAATTGGAGGTGATGGAGGGACATCAATGAATTCAAATGATTATGGTTATGGAGGACAAAAAAGACCTCTTGAGGATGGAG ATCAACCAGATGCTAAGAAAGTTGCTCCTCAGAATGACT CTTTTGGAACCCAGCTACCCCCGATGCATCAGCAACAAAG gtctgtaatgacAGAGGAGTACAAAGTTCCAGATGGAATGGTTGGATTCA TAATTGGCAGAGGAGGAGAACAGATTTCACGCATACAGCAAGAATCTGGATGCAAAATACAGATTGCTCCTG ATAGCGGTGGCCTGCCTGATAGATCTTGCATGTTAACTGGAACACCCGAGTCTGTTCA GTCTGCAAAGAGACTGCTTGATCAGATAGTTGAAAAGGGAAGACCTACACCTGGCTTTCATCATGGTGATGGACCAGGAAATGCTGTCCAAGAAATTATGATTCCAGCTAGTAAGGCAGGATTAGTTATTGGAAAAGGTGGAGAGACCATTAAGCAACTTCAG GAACGAGCAGGAGTCAAAATGGTCATGATTCAAGATGGGCCACAGAACACTGGTGCAGACAAACCTCTTAGGATTACAGGAGACCCTTACAAAGTTCAA caAGCCAAGGAAATGGTGTTGGAGCTGATTCGTGATCAAGGTGGCTTTAGAGAGGCGCGCAATGAATATGGTTCAAGAATAGGAGGAAATGAAGGGATAGAT GTCCCAATACCACGATTTGCTGTTGGTATTGTAATTGGAAGAAATGGAGAGATGATCAAAAAGATACAGAATGATGCTGGTGTTAGAATCCAGTTTAAGCCAG ATGATGGAACAACTCCAGATAGAATAGCCCAAATTACAGGACCTCCGGACAGATGTCAACATGCTGCAGAAATTATTACAGACCTTCTTCGAAGTGTCCAG GCTGGTAATCCTGGTGGTCCAGGACCTGGTGGTCGAGGAAGGGGTAGAGGCCAAGGCAACTGGAACATGGGGCCACCTGGTGGATTACAGGAATTTAATTTTATTGTACCCACTGGAAAAACTGGATTAATCATTGGAAAAG GTGGTGAAACTATCAAAAGCATAAGTCAGCAATCTGGGGCTAGAATAGAACTTCAGAGAAATCCTCCACCGAATGCAGATCCTAACATGAAGTTGTTTACTATCCGCGGGACACCACAACAAATTGATTATGCTCGGCAACTTATAGAAGAAAAGATTGGA GGTCCAGTAAATCCTTTGGGTCCACCTGTTCCTCATGGGCCCCATGGTGTTGTTCCTGGCCCACATGGACCTCCTGGACCACCAGGTCCTGGCAATCCTATGGGACCGTATAATCCTGCTCCTTATAATCCAGGGCCTCCTGGTCCCGCACCTCA TGGCCCTCCAGCCCCATATGCTCCACAAGGGTGGGGAAATGCCTATCCACACTGGCAGCCACCAAATCCACCAGATCCAG GTAAACCAGGAACAGACCCCAATTCAGCAGCATGGGCAGCTTATTATGCTCACTACTATCAGCAGCAAGCACAGCCGccacctgcagcccctcctggtGGACCACCTACGACCCAAACTAATGGACAAG GAGAACAACCAAATCCAGCACCAGCAGGGCAGGTTGATTACACCAAAGCTTGGGAAGAGTACTACAAAAAAATGG GTCAAGCAGTtccagctccagctggggcccCCCCAGGTCAGCCTGATTATAGTGCAGCATGGGCTGAATACTACAGACAGCAAGCAGCGTATTATGCCCAGACAAGTCCACAGGGAATGCCACAGCATCCTCCAGCACCACAG GGCCAATAA
- the FUBP1 gene encoding far upstream element-binding protein 1 isoform X7, whose translation MADYSTVPPPASGAPGGGGGGGGGVNDAFKDALQRARQIAAKIGGDGGTSMNSNDYGYGGQKRPLEDGDGSWTSPSSTTHWEGMPSPFKDQPDAKKVAPQNDSFGTQLPPMHQQQRSVMTEEYKVPDGMVGFIIGRGGEQISRIQQESGCKIQIAPDSGGLPDRSCMLTGTPESVQSAKRLLDQIVEKGRPTPGFHHGDGPGNAVQEIMIPASKAGLVIGKGGETIKQLQERAGVKMVMIQDGPQNTGADKPLRITGDPYKVQQAKEMVLELIRDQGGFREARNEYGSRIGGNEGIDVPIPRFAVGIVIGRNGEMIKKIQNDAGVRIQFKPDDGTTPDRIAQITGPPDRCQHAAEIITDLLRSVQAGNPGGPGPGGRGRGRGQGNWNMGPPGGLQEFNFIVPTGKTGLIIGKGGETIKSISQQSGARIELQRNPPPNADPNMKLFTIRGTPQQIDYARQLIEEKIGGPVNPLGPPVPHGPHGVVPGPHGPPGPPGPGNPMGPYNPAPYNPGPPGPAPHGPPAPYAPQGWGNAYPHWQPPNPPDPGKPGTDPNSAAWAAYYAHYYQQQAQPPPAAPPGGPPTTQTNGQGEQPNPAPAGQVDYTKAWEEYYKKMGQAVPAPAGAPPGQPDYSAAWAEYYRQQAAYYAQTSPQGMPQHPPAPQCLPRPSTLGSAAKSNSAEDAASTKS comes from the exons ATTGCAGCGAAAATTGGAGGTGATGGAGGGACATCAATGAATTCAAATGATTATGGTTATGGAGGACAAAAAAGACCTCTTGAGGATGGAG ATGGCTCTTGGACAAGTCCGAGCAGTACAACACACTGGGAGGGAATGCCCTCTCCTTTTAAAG ATCAACCAGATGCTAAGAAAGTTGCTCCTCAGAATGACT CTTTTGGAACCCAGCTACCCCCGATGCATCAGCAACAAAG gtctgtaatgacAGAGGAGTACAAAGTTCCAGATGGAATGGTTGGATTCA TAATTGGCAGAGGAGGAGAACAGATTTCACGCATACAGCAAGAATCTGGATGCAAAATACAGATTGCTCCTG ATAGCGGTGGCCTGCCTGATAGATCTTGCATGTTAACTGGAACACCCGAGTCTGTTCA GTCTGCAAAGAGACTGCTTGATCAGATAGTTGAAAAGGGAAGACCTACACCTGGCTTTCATCATGGTGATGGACCAGGAAATGCTGTCCAAGAAATTATGATTCCAGCTAGTAAGGCAGGATTAGTTATTGGAAAAGGTGGAGAGACCATTAAGCAACTTCAG GAACGAGCAGGAGTCAAAATGGTCATGATTCAAGATGGGCCACAGAACACTGGTGCAGACAAACCTCTTAGGATTACAGGAGACCCTTACAAAGTTCAA caAGCCAAGGAAATGGTGTTGGAGCTGATTCGTGATCAAGGTGGCTTTAGAGAGGCGCGCAATGAATATGGTTCAAGAATAGGAGGAAATGAAGGGATAGAT GTCCCAATACCACGATTTGCTGTTGGTATTGTAATTGGAAGAAATGGAGAGATGATCAAAAAGATACAGAATGATGCTGGTGTTAGAATCCAGTTTAAGCCAG ATGATGGAACAACTCCAGATAGAATAGCCCAAATTACAGGACCTCCGGACAGATGTCAACATGCTGCAGAAATTATTACAGACCTTCTTCGAAGTGTCCAG GCTGGTAATCCTGGTGGTCCAGGACCTGGTGGTCGAGGAAGGGGTAGAGGCCAAGGCAACTGGAACATGGGGCCACCTGGTGGATTACAGGAATTTAATTTTATTGTACCCACTGGAAAAACTGGATTAATCATTGGAAAAG GTGGTGAAACTATCAAAAGCATAAGTCAGCAATCTGGGGCTAGAATAGAACTTCAGAGAAATCCTCCACCGAATGCAGATCCTAACATGAAGTTGTTTACTATCCGCGGGACACCACAACAAATTGATTATGCTCGGCAACTTATAGAAGAAAAGATTGGA GGTCCAGTAAATCCTTTGGGTCCACCTGTTCCTCATGGGCCCCATGGTGTTGTTCCTGGCCCACATGGACCTCCTGGACCACCAGGTCCTGGCAATCCTATGGGACCGTATAATCCTGCTCCTTATAATCCAGGGCCTCCTGGTCCCGCACCTCA TGGCCCTCCAGCCCCATATGCTCCACAAGGGTGGGGAAATGCCTATCCACACTGGCAGCCACCAAATCCACCAGATCCAG GTAAACCAGGAACAGACCCCAATTCAGCAGCATGGGCAGCTTATTATGCTCACTACTATCAGCAGCAAGCACAGCCGccacctgcagcccctcctggtGGACCACCTACGACCCAAACTAATGGACAAG GAGAACAACCAAATCCAGCACCAGCAGGGCAGGTTGATTACACCAAAGCTTGGGAAGAGTACTACAAAAAAATGG GTCAAGCAGTtccagctccagctggggcccCCCCAGGTCAGCCTGATTATAGTGCAGCATGGGCTGAATACTACAGACAGCAAGCAGCGTATTATGCCCAGACAAGTCCACAGGGAATGCCACAGCATCCTCCAGCACCACAG TGCCTTCCCAGACCTTCCACCTTAGGTTCTGCTGCAAAAAGCAACAG TGCTGAAGATGCTGCAAGCACCAAATCATAG